GAAATCTTTAGGATCTCCGCTGGCGTAGATGGCTGAAACACTTGCCAGAACGACCGTGTCGTTGCGTGTCAGTACCGACTTCAGGGTAGATACGCGCATCCTCTCCAGCGTTTCGTTTATCTCGGCCTCTTTCTCGATGTACATATCCTTCGAAGGTATATACGATTCAGGCATGTAGTAATCGTAGTAACTTATAAACAGCTCGACCTTGTTGGTGGGAAAAAACGTTTTGAACTCCCTGTATAGTTGTGCGACTAGAGTCTTATTAGGAGAGATCACTATCGCAGGACGCTGGAGGTTCGAAATTACGTTGGCCATGGTGAAGGTCTTGCCAGAGCCAGTTACCCCCAGAAGGGTTTGAAACCTGTCTCCTCTTGAAAGTCCCTCCGTGAGCTTTTCTATGGCTTGCGGCTGATCACCCTGAGGTTTATAAGTCGAATCGAGTTCGAACTTCAATCGAAATGCCCCCTTTCAATTTCAGAACTGGCAGGCAAAGTACACTTGCGAAGTCGTTGCAGTATAATATTATATACCATTCGTTATCGATTATCTATACTTTTAACCCGCGATCGCATTTAGCACGAGATAAACTGTGTAAAGCATAATAAGAAGTAAGCCAGAGAATTTGCTAAGCACTCTCTTTCTCATAACCAACAAGAAAAGGGCAATAGAAAGGCCAAAATTGAAAGCAATGTCCAGCGTAAACTGGCGGTCCGCTTTAAGCGGAGAAGCCAAAGTAGAGGCACCGAGTACGAAAAGAGTGTTGAAAATGTTCGAACCTATCACATTGCCCATTGCCAGATCTTTTTTGTCTTTTCTTCCGGCCACCAGTGAGGTCACTAATTCCGGCAAAGATGTGCCGATAGCGACTATGGTCACACCGATCAGCATATCGCTCACACCGAAGGACCGGGCGATGTGTGAACCGGCATCGACAACCAGATCGCCTCCGACTAAAACGGCTGCCAAACCGCCAACTGTGGCTATCCAGGCCAATTTTATATCTTTACGTAAGCTCATAGTGTCTTTCTTTTCCTGAATTTGTACTGCCTGGCTTATCGCTCTATCCTGTCTGGCCATCACGAATATGTACATCATAAAGATCACGAAAAAGGAAAGCAAGACTATCCCGTCGCTCCTACCAAGTGTGAAATCTCTTCCGAAAAACATGGCACCCGATGCGGTCGATATGATTATGATGAAGGGAACTTCGTAATACATAGTTGAGTTTGAGACTTTCAAAGGACTTATCAGAGCCGCAGCTCCGAGAATGAGGGCAATGTTTGCTATATTCGAACCAAGTACGTTTCCTATGGCTATTCCCGAGCCTTTCAGCGCAGCTTGAAAACTTACTGCCAGCTCTGGAGCGCTCGTTCCGAAGGCAACTATCGTGAGTCCTATGAACAACTCGGAAAGTCCGAAACGTTTAGCTATGGCTACAGCTCCTTCTATAAGATAATCTGCCCCCTTTATCAGTAGAAGGAAACCGCTTCCGAGTAGAACCAGAGTCCATATCAACTTTCATACCTCCCGACAAAACAGCGGCTTCAAGCCGCTGTATTGTTTATTATAATCGGAATATTGCTAAATGGAAGTGCTTATTTTATTACACCAAGTTCTTTGCCTATCATCTCAAACTTCGAGATGGCAAAGTCGAGATCCTTTCTAGAATGGGCCGCACTTATCATTATTCTCAATCTCGCCTTTCCCCTCGGCACCGTCGGGAAACCTATCGAGCTGGCAAAGATTCCCTCTTCGAAGAGTCGCTTCGAAAAACTCGATGAGAGCTTTGCGTCGTAGAGCATCACCGGGGTGATCGGGGTTTCGCTGTGTCCCGTATCGAAACCGAGAGACTTCAGTCTCTCTTTGAAGTATTCGGCGTTGTTCCATAGCGTTTTAACGAGTTCGTCCGATGATGAGAGTTTTCGTACCGCCGCTATGGCGGCCGCGGTTTCGGCCGGAGATAGGGAAGAACTGAACAGGAAGGGGCGTGCCTTTTGCTTCAGATAATCTATAAGTGCTTTTTTGCCCGCGATGAAGCCGCCAACGAGACCGAAAGCCTTGGAAAGAGTTCCAACTTCGATATCCACCTTCCCGTGGAGATGGAAGTGATCCACGATGCCTCGTCCATTGCTTCCTAACACACCTTCGCCGTGCGCATCGTCCACCATCACTATTGCTCCGTACTTTTCGGCCTTTTCAACTATCTCAGGCAGTGGTGCCAGGTCACCGTCCATTGAGAAAACGCCATCGGTGATGATAAGCATTCTTCTGGCACCATCGGCCTTGGCCGCTTTTAGTTGTTCTTCGAGATCGGCGACGTCCTTGTGCTTCCAGACATATCTCTTGGCTTTCGTCAATCTGACGCCGTCAATAATACTTGCGTGATTCAGTTCGTCCGAGAGAATCGCATCTTCTTCGGAGACTATAGGGCCTATCACAGCCTGGTTGGCATTGAAACCCGACTGCACAACCAGTGTCGCCTCCACTTTCTTGAACTGTGCCAGTTCCCTCTCGAGTTCGTTGTGGAGGTCAAGAGTACCCGCGATGGACCTAACGGCGCCCGGACCCACACCCCACTTTTTTATACCTTCTATCGCAGCCTGTTTCAACTCTTCGTCGAAGCAAAGTCCCAGGTAGTTGTTGGAACACATGTTGAGCACTTTTCTGCCATCCACGTTCAGCCAGGCGCCCTGCGGAGACTCGAGAGTTCGAATTTTCACCAACAGTCCCTTTTCTTCTAGTTCTCTCATTTCGTCTTTCAAAACATCGAAATCGAACATTTACCACACCTCCCGTTTCAACGCCGGTTTAGAACTGGAGTATTACCTTGCCGGAGAGCCCTTTTTCCATCAGGCCGAAACCTTCCTCGAAACGCTCGGCAGGGAACGTATGAGTCACAACCGGCGAAAGATCCACCCTTTTGCTTTTAAGAAGCTGATCCGCTATCCGCCAGGTATCGAACATCTTTCTGCCGGTTATTCCGTACATGGTTAACCCTTTGAACGTGAAAAGATTGTTTATATCGAAGGCCAAATCTCCGGGAAATACTCCCAGCAGTGACACTATTCCACCGTTGGTGACGCTGTCGAGGCCCTGTTTTATGGCGATGACGCTTCCCGACATCTCAAGAAGAACATCGGCTCCATCACCATTGGTCAAGGATCTCACTCTGGCTGGCATGTCTTCCTCGAGTGGATCGATTACGACATCGGCACCCATCTTTTTTGCCAGATTTTTTCTGAAATCCTTCACTTCACTCACCATAACACAGGCGGCCCCAGATGCTTTCGCCACGGCCACGGCCATTGCTCCTATGGGGCCGGCTCCGGTTATGAGAACGTTTTTACCGGTTAGATCGGTTACCAGGGCCGTATGTATTGCGTTG
This portion of the Mesotoga infera genome encodes:
- a CDS encoding glycine C-acetyltransferase, with translation MFDFDVLKDEMRELEEKGLLVKIRTLESPQGAWLNVDGRKVLNMCSNNYLGLCFDEELKQAAIEGIKKWGVGPGAVRSIAGTLDLHNELERELAQFKKVEATLVVQSGFNANQAVIGPIVSEEDAILSDELNHASIIDGVRLTKAKRYVWKHKDVADLEEQLKAAKADGARRMLIITDGVFSMDGDLAPLPEIVEKAEKYGAIVMVDDAHGEGVLGSNGRGIVDHFHLHGKVDIEVGTLSKAFGLVGGFIAGKKALIDYLKQKARPFLFSSSLSPAETAAAIAAVRKLSSSDELVKTLWNNAEYFKERLKSLGFDTGHSETPITPVMLYDAKLSSSFSKRLFEEGIFASSIGFPTVPRGKARLRIMISAAHSRKDLDFAISKFEMIGKELGVIK
- a CDS encoding calcium/sodium antiporter, whose protein sequence is MIWTLVLLGSGFLLLIKGADYLIEGAVAIAKRFGLSELFIGLTIVAFGTSAPELAVSFQAALKGSGIAIGNVLGSNIANIALILGAAALISPLKVSNSTMYYEVPFIIIISTASGAMFFGRDFTLGRSDGIVLLSFFVIFMMYIFVMARQDRAISQAVQIQEKKDTMSLRKDIKLAWIATVGGLAAVLVGGDLVVDAGSHIARSFGVSDMLIGVTIVAIGTSLPELVTSLVAGRKDKKDLAMGNVIGSNIFNTLFVLGASTLASPLKADRQFTLDIAFNFGLSIALFLLVMRKRVLSKFSGLLLIMLYTVYLVLNAIAG
- the tdh gene encoding L-threonine 3-dehydrogenase, which translates into the protein MIAIVKEKPGPGLTLKRVPVPGEPGPHDVLVKVKRASICGTDLHIYKWDEWSQKRIRPPQIDGHEFTGEVIKVGDNVTTVAVGDSVVAETHIPCQKCLQCKTGKMHICRDMEILGVHRDGVFAEYVLVPEIVLWKVDPSIPLEYASIMEPFGNAIHTALVTDLTGKNVLITGAGPIGAMAVAVAKASGAACVMVSEVKDFRKNLAKKMGADVVIDPLEEDMPARVRSLTNGDGADVLLEMSGSVIAIKQGLDSVTNGGIVSLLGVFPGDLAFDINNLFTFKGLTMYGITGRKMFDTWRIADQLLKSKRVDLSPVVTHTFPAERFEEGFGLMEKGLSGKVILQF